The Malus domestica chromosome 10, GDT2T_hap1 genome contains a region encoding:
- the LOC139188610 gene encoding uncharacterized protein, whose translation MDALAGLGSALDHKLKRFIPVEYLDDPSIEAKPIAEVSQVSTTPNWQDSIIDYLVNGTFTMERLESRKLQIKAAYYYLWNDILIQRSYARPYLRCLASPDDLKVLSSIHEDICGNHSGGQSLAQKALNISYYWHIMHQNAKELVQKCNRYQRYKPELALPASKLHMQISH comes from the coding sequence ATGGATGCACTAGCCGGCCTAGGCTCCGCCCTTGACCACAAACTCAAACGCTTTATTCCGGTGGAGTATCTAGATGACCCAAGCATAGAGGCAAAGCCAATAGCTgaggtgtcacaggttagtacaactccaaactggcaagattccattatagactacctggtcaatGGCACATTCACCATGGAAAGAttggagtctagaaagctccaaataaaggcAGCATACTACTACCTGTGGAATGACATTCTCATCCAAAGATCTTACGCTAGACCATATCTCCGCTGCCTAGCGTCTCCCGAcgacctaaaggttctaagctcaatccacgaagacatttgtggaaatcactccggAGGACAATCATTAGCACAAAAGGCTTTAAACATAAGCTACTACTGGCATATCATGCACCAAAacgctaaggagttagtacaaaagtgcaaCCGCTACCAACGCTACAAGCCAGAACTAGCATTGCCTGCCAGCAAATTACACATGCAGATAAGTCATTAG